The window CAAAAGGACAAAGATATTCAAACAATTTACAACTATGTCTCTAAAATCCAAGttttttgtctatttacacacataaaagacaaataagaaTTAGGTCTGTCACGATagctacttttgttggacgataatattgtcccagaaaaaaaatgtgaaaaaatgtgaaaaaaattactgtcattttaagaccattttatgccactgatatgATGATAATATAATAGCATACCTTGCTATGGCAAGGGCAGTTTATTCTGGCATTATGTTGGTTAAAATGTTGGTGTCATTCTCGTTCAAataaacacgcatgtaaacacaacgggcaatatcgtacgatatatggacataACCTCGATAACTTCTGCTGACCTTGATAAGtcgataaagtaattattgtgacaggcctaataagaatgtgtatgtgaaagagtATATGTGTTAGTGTTACAGAGGGGAAAATTTATGGTTATGATACAGTGTAAATTTAACATGATCAGGTGCTCTGCTGTACCTGTTCACTCCGTATTATGGATGGTGGGATAGAAAAGAAATATCCAGCCTTCACTCCCTCCATGGCAACAGACGGTTTTCCATCAAAAGCATGAAGTAGGGCTTTTTCGACACCTGGTGAAATTTCAGAGGAATTGCAGTTTACTTTTCAAATGCTCAAGTAAACAGATGAAGTAAACAGGTGAATTGAGAATCTAAACTTGGCTGTTTACCTTGCTCCTTCAGGAGGTGGATGGTGGGTCTTCCTGCAGATCTTGAATGAACATTTCTagaagtaaaacacaaacacacaaaaatattatgGAAGTCTATTGACTATGGGACACATTAAGTCTTTCGTATTAATGCACATACTGAGATTCTTTTGCAAACACAATAATGCAATTATGATACATATGTCATAACATATGTATTGATTTTCTACTTGATGTGTCTGCAAGCACAAATGCTACAGTCCAACTTGATTTGAAGGACAGCGATGCTGCGCTACCTGAGAATCATTTCATAAAGACGCTTTCAGGGATGCCACCAATAGTtgttaaaaagtattaaatgttttctcaaaGTCAAGTATTGTGTGTGAAAGGATTTCTTAAATTCAAATATAATGCAAGTTATACAGAATACAATTACAACATCTTGACATTACATCTTCATCACGTAATGATGAAAGACATAATGTATAAATTACCTGATGAAGACGTAATGTTGAAATGTCGTAATTatagtaaataaatgttttagtgGGAGCATCTAATCAGTGTCATTGCCTGATGTAATGGCAGGCTGTGCATACACTACCTTGTGAAGCTCAAATTCAGATTTTACCATTACCAGTATGACTCACAGAGGCAGATCCAGTTCCTTGGCTATCTGTGCCTGACGAATGAGGACCTGCCTTTGGCTCTCTTTATCAGTGTCATTGCTGACATATCTGGGTGTAAAATCCAAACCAACCTAAAATAACAGATGCGAAAAAGAGTTAACTGTTAACACGAGTGCAAAAGATAGCCAGGACAGCCAACTGCTATTCAATGAAGTCACAACAGCGACACTGAATTATTACCTCCCCAATGGCCACAAGCTGGTCTTTGTATTTCTCTATTATGGGTAGAGCAGCATCTAGATCCTgcataaaagacagaaaaaacataatttattctTACCCCTAGTGTATTGtacaggttttgagatatccatctctgagatttctgccaccATCCCAACACTGGGGGTGTgagtggatttgtgtgtgtggtgctcatagaattgaaaaattacattcataaaAATGAGCATCAACATGTCTTTCCAGCAACAATGTCCCTGTTGCTCTGGGACGTCACTGGGAAGAgctttcattggaactactttcctAAAGAAAGCGTTGACAGCATCTTCTGTGGCTCATCCAGAGTAATGAGGAAGTGGTTTCTGGAAAGAGGTGTTGCAGTTTTTCAGTGTTGCGAGCGCAAAAAAATTctagttaattttatttaaatagcccaaaatcacaaatttgcctcaaagggctttacaaacTGTACACATACGACAACTAAAGGAACCcggcccccccaaaaaactttatttggaaaaaagggagagacctcaggaagagaagagaggagggatccctcatCCAGGATGGACTGACATGCAATAGATGCAATAGATGGGGTGCCTTGATGGCGTAGGTGTTAAGGCGTCGACTATGAACTGCAAAGTCCCCGGTTCACATCTGACCggagacctttgttgcatatcaTTTGTcacctctctttcccctcatttcctatcatcatctctctactgttgtCATAGAATAAAGGCACAAATAATTTCTAATATCAAGTAAAAATTCTAGGTTAATAAAGTGCACACATAAATGAAGAGTATGGATCTGAAAAGATAGGTGTCACCAAAGCACTCTGATAGGTTGTGGTAGAAATCTCAGAGAAAGATCTGAAAACCTggccaacaaacaaaaactacatGCCTGGCTAGACACCACTACAGTTAagtaaaaaaagttgtttttgtataatttggGTGAAAAGACACTTTAAAGTCGATCCTACCTGGAGAGAAGCCCCCCTCTGTTGCTCTGGGGAAACTTCTTGAACAGGGTGGACTCCTAGGCagggaaaaataaaacctgGAAACCtaggaaaaagctaaaaaagtCAGTACAAAGAGACAAGTAATACGTTACATTTAAAGTATGTCACTTTACAGTTACCTCTGTGACAACTCAATAATCTTGTCAAATTCCCCAGCATACTCGGCCACGGCTAATAGCGCCAACAACCCAGCCTTGGAAATAATAAAGCAAAGAAATTGGTTAAACACACCCAATAACAACTATTCTGGACAATGCTTCTTAGCTGAGACGCCTCACCTTTTTTGAACTCTCAACCACCTCCTCTATGTCCTGACAacggagaggaaaggaaaagttAACGCCTGATAAGATATTCCAGAGATATAATATTCGCTTGTGTCCTTTAAAGCGCGATCATACCTTGTCAAAATCCCTCGCAGAGATATGACAGTGACAGTCAACGTAGCCATGCATGTGGACAATGTAGCgttcaaaaccaaaacattagCTTCTTCCTGAAAGAGAGGCGGACCGCGCATGCGTAGACTTGTCGGAGCGCGAGATGTGGAACGCAGCGTTGCCCGGGAGAGCGGCGATCTATTAAATCTGATTGGCCGAACTCACCGGCGCATCAACGgacaacaaatcaaacattCCCAGTGTTTTCAAGAAGCTGCCTCTTGTTAAAGGTGCATTCCTCTTTATTAGACGTATTTTCCTTGTCGTGTCCCTGTCTTATGTCCTCACTTTCGCTTTATCATGTGATTTTTTACCGTCAACTTTATGCTTTATCATGTGATTGCCACCCTCGTTTTGTCACACTAGGTGGTGATTTTGATCTGAAATGGGAGGTTTAACGGTTTCGTTGCTTTTATCGATGCTGTTGATCGGCACCAGCAGAGCAAAATACGAACCGAAATGGGAATCCATCGACTCCAGGCCGCTGCCAGAGTGGTACGATCAGGCCAAGTTTGGCATCTTCATACACTGGGGGGTCTTCTCTGTTCCGAGCTTCGGCAGCGAGTGGTTCTGGTGAGCTTTGTTCCCCATTTCTAGCGATTAGTTAGCATATTATTACGACACGATTTAAACTGTGCATGCAACTTAGGAGTCTTGGGAAAGTTGGGACATTGAGCAAGATAAGCCCTGCTGCTGGTATCCAGGCAACCACATAATATAGCGTTGCATAGGTCATTGCAGATTTTGGAATATTATCTTAATAAATTTCCTAAATTTTGTGATAAAGTcacaaatagtgaaaaaaaaaactcaccaaAAGGTCCATTCAAGTTTTCCCAGTTGTTATTA is drawn from Siniperca chuatsi isolate FFG_IHB_CAS linkage group LG15, ASM2008510v1, whole genome shotgun sequence and contains these coding sequences:
- the LOC122861820 gene encoding tatD DNase domain containing 3-like isoform X1, which encodes MHGYVDCHCHISARDFDKDIEEVVESSKKAGLLALLAVAEYAGEFDKIIELSQRFPGFIFPCLGVHPVQEVSPEQQRGASLQDLDAALPIIEKYKDQLVAIGEVGLDFTPRYVSNDTDKESQRQVLIRQAQIAKELDLPLNVHSRSAGRPTIHLLKEQGVEKALLHAFDGKPSVAMEGVKAGYFFSIPPSIIRSEQKQKLVKQLPLENICLETDSPALGPEKQVRNEPKNICISAEYISKIKGVSLQTVMEVTTQNALRLFPKLKSAIRP
- the LOC122861820 gene encoding tatD DNase domain containing 3-like isoform X2, which gives rise to MHGYVDCHCHISARDFDKDIEEVVESSKKAGLLALLAVAEYAGEFDKIIELSQRFPGFIFPCLGVHPVQEVSPEQQRGASLQDLDAALPIIEKYKDQLVAIGEVGLDFTPRYVSNDTDKESQRQVLIRQAQIAKELDLPLNVHSRSAGRPTIHLLKEQGVEKALLHAFDGKPSVAMEGVKAGYFFSIPPSIIRSEQQKLVKQLPLENICLETDSPALGPEKQVRNEPKNICISAEYISKIKGVSLQTVMEVTTQNALRLFPKLKSAIRP